From the Salvelinus alpinus chromosome 12, SLU_Salpinus.1, whole genome shotgun sequence genome, the window gagccaccagcacaagcaccagacgatgctgatccagtgagtactccatcaaaggcatactgtaggcctggcatgtcttgtctactagcttcaatatgaatccgattaaatgtgatagggtgaaggccccagtgcagcagcaacagcacatgatggagacgatgatgaggaggagaccatctctctggattccagaaggcatgaggtatcatgttaagactgtgaaagtactatttactctacaatggtgaggagtcctcatcaaaatcaaaaaatctaatttcttttacaggacccagatgctatacagtgggaaaaccagcctggcaacatagtgcgtattaataaaaggacaccacatcctgccaaattccagctgcgctaattgtattgtgttcacagagctcacaagctatcagaaagttgtatggcaaccacctccggcgccaaatagaactggcagacatagacattcagtacaagaagaaaaagatggaaaatcttgcactggagtccgaaataaaaaagaggacaattaggaaactggaccttgaaataaaaaaacttgagagggaggtgagatatgccttcaatgtacactgtatgctaactgtaacacaaatgtattaatcattatttttctttcctcccccagctccaagaagatgacacagctcaaaataaaaattaggtatattctcgtaaagtcaagtgagccatgacatatgagctcttattgtgagcacacaggacggtggcatctttctaaggttttttttattttcccagcaatcagtacaaccaagtcatcgttataaggcatcgccctcttttgcccacccccccagcaccaggtgtggccactagcctatatgaagggccaaaattgtgtgttcctttctgctctgacaatggcatgcccattcgtgcgagatgtggtggatgaagaagcacttgtgctgaggagagccttcaggcgagaaagggtcttcagggaccggttggacccactggccttccctgatgaccatctatatgaaagatacaggttttctgcagatggcatcaggtatctatgcagactactgggtcccaggattaagcaccgcactgcacggagccatgcactgagtgtggagcaaatggtttgtgtggccttgcgcttttttgctagtggagccttcctgtactcagtgggggatgcagaacagctgaacaaggccacaatttgccgcacaataaggagtgtgtgtctggctatcaaagcattagcagatgtcttcatctccttccctggccacagaagactctgtgacatcaaagaggagttctataggattgcaggtaagaggatctacaaattacaggacaactgttaacacatagtaggatactcattactttgtgtgacaggtttccccaatgtcattggtgcagtggactgcacacacataaggataaaagccccctcaggtgcccatgaggccgattttgtgaataggaaatcctttcacagcattaatgttcaggtgaacataactttttgatattgtccattgacgaacactctgcattgccagtgatgtgcattgattggtgtaatattcctcatcttatgatttcagatggtctgcaatgctgactgtgtgatcagcaatgttgtggcaaaatggcctggctcagtccatgactccagaatctttcgggcctctgaaatctatcagtgcctatcacaaggtaagccacacaacccctatttataaccatcatggctgtgtcaagaatatcactgtgtttatgaggtagtaatgatgagattttgtgttgacaggtgaattctctggtgtgttgctgggagacagggggtatggctgccagccttttctcctgacacctttcacagacccccaggaagcacagcaggcctacaaccatgcccatgccaggaccagggccagagttgaaatgacctttggcctcctgaaggcacgctttcactgccttcacaaattaagggtcagccctgttagggcatgtgatattactgtggcttgtgctgtcctccacaatgtggcctgcctgaggaaggagagggcccccagagtgccaccagccatggactgggacaatccggcaatcttccctgatgacgacagtggtcggctgctgagggaccaatatgtgttgaattattttagttagtatgtgtgctttcaattttggttaaatatgtcctgcggtggcagaggaatttggggttttttgggttcgttttttgacgaatttggcctcttatgatgtttgtgcggtatactgtgtgtaatacaaggctgcagggaggctactgcatccattcatttgtctgttcagttgatgtgtatggatttgtcctgcatttattttagtgtgcagacatgcagggtgtgttatatacagacctttgaatgtgtatgtatcattttgtataatatgcttggattctgtgctttccatcttgtagagtcactgtgacttcagtttcgaaaggagctgatggtttacctgctttgttttgtccttattcaataaaggaacataatgttacacattgtgtttttatattcatatggaatgtgtatttgtttatatgacagagtactagggccacactgaagaaaaaggataaagtcataaatttatgaggctggttctttctgcagaaaagctacatattgtttttacagttttgatacttatgacaatgtgatacttaatattctggcacatcagcatgtctttgtttatgaaaccatactgaagtacaatttcacgaaatgccccacatctgtcattttaacaactgtcctcctttaaaacaactggttacaatattatgacttgtgtttttttcccctctgtggccctaatattctatcattttatatatagccttatagtctatgggaaactg encodes:
- the LOC139536165 gene encoding putative nuclease HARBI1 isoform X1 — protein: MKGQNCVFLSALTMACPFVRDVVDEEALVLRRAFRRERVFRDRLDPLAFPDDHLYERYRFSADGIRYLCRLLGPRIKHRTARSHALSVEQMVCVALRFFASGAFLYSVGDAEQLNKATICRTIRSVCLAIKALADVFISFPGHRRLCDIKEEFYRIAGFPNVIGAVDCTHIRIKAPSGAHEADFVNRKSFHSINVQMVCNADCVISNVVAKWPGSVHDSRIFRASEIYQCLSQGEFSGVLLGDRGYGCQPFLLTPFTDPQEAQQAYNHAHARTRARVEMTFGLLKARFHCLHKLRVSPVRACDITVACAVLHNVACLRKERAPRVPPAMDWDNPAIFPDDDSGRLLRDQYVLNYFS